The window TGTTCGATAAATGTGCATACTATGGGAGCATTTCTTGACATGAATGCAGCCACAACGAAAACCTCATATCAGATGAAAAGTAAAGTTCAATTTCCCCCAAAATCAATGAATAGGATGAAAATAGGTAAATAAAACTCCTAACCCCAAGTCTGTAAGAaccaaaagtaaaaattaaagcaTTGGCATCTTCCACCATTTGATCCGTGTATCCTCTCAAGCGAGTAAGTTCTTTCACCCAATCTTTCACAATCTGTATAAGAATAAAGAGCAGAAGGGTATCAGTTTGACAAAAGAATACAAGAGTATTAGAGAAAACTATAGAAAGATTCAAGTTACTGTCAAGCTTGCGAGAAGACATGTCTATGTCATCACTAATATATGCATTTACAAAAGCAGAATGCCAGATGCATTCCATAATTCTGTAACAAAACACACAAATAGATAGCATCGTGGAAACCTTTTATTGCCTCAATTTATGATTTAGTGGACATATAATTGTAGACATCATGGATTCAATCAACGGCAAAATCAATGGTGCAAACAAGAAAAGATCTTTGTATGATAGTCTTTGTAGCTAATCAACACCTTGACATAAGCCACATTAGTTGAAAGTGAAATGGATCAGGAAGGAATTAGTGGGGGTCCGAAATGAATTAGACCATTTGACGATATTAACTAGCAGCCAAAAATATCTTATATCAAATAAGTGAAttgtatatataaaaattatgagCCTCAGTCATAACAACACAcattcttgcatatttcttaTATCAAATAAGTGAAttgtatatataaaaattatgagCCTCAGTCATAACAACAGACACCCTTACATATTTCAGCTCATCATGTGTAATTTTATTTGCTATGACTTATCATAAGAGTAGGCAAATCAGTACACATAAGCGTAAGCTACCCAATTTCGCTGACTACAAAATATCCTCTCACCAGTATTAGGATTTAGGACTAATAAATACAAACGACTTCTGGATACCTGTTTAAGCCGACACAGAACAATTTCCCTCTTGGAAGCTTCTTCTGCACTCTCAAACAGTCCTGAATCCACCAAAAACTGAAGTCCAAATAAAGAGAAAATTCACAGAAAATTACAGGAAAACAAACAGCTACTTTAGGTTTGGAATAAAAGATTGTGGCAACTGCATCATCATATGTCAGACCTTCTCCAACCCCGTGTTTCTCTGAATATCAGCTTCGATCGGTCCCGCGAGAGACAAAGGTCTCGTCACTCCCCATTGTTTAGGCGGCTGCTTTTGCTCCAGTAACGCAGATGGTGAACCGTTTAAACCATCTGATCCAACCATATCACTGAACTCTAACTAAGCCTAACCCTCAACCTTATATAATAAACCTATAAGTGAAGTATAAACCTATAAGTGAAGAAAAGAAAGACATAAAAAagaaaaccctaatgcatggaGATTAAAGACTGAAACCTGATAAGGGAAACAAAATCCAAGTCACCACTATATTCTGCGACGACAAAAACAGAACACTTGGCTCGAACTTTAGCCGCTTAAGAGAGTTAAACTCAGTTCAAGCCGAAAAAAAGAACAACCGCGGAGGCAACAACTCAACCCGGAGCAAGAGAATTCAGAGTAGTCGATCGCCTACGAAATAAGGGGAGGAAACCATGAAATTCGAGATATCGAACCCTTCAAACCGGAAAATCAAGCAATTAAAAATTCTAGATCTCATGACACATTCAACCAGAAAGCTATAATTTCAAAATCGGCCGAATGCGAAACCAAGAGCAGAAACCctaaacaatataaaaaattaaacctAAAAGAGAAAGCAGGACACTGAATCGAAAGATCGACAAAACCCTAGTATTCTCCAATCCGGACACCACGAAAGAGAGAGATTGAGGAGAAATTGGGGGACGTTTGACGGTTGTTCAAAGGATATGGAAGAATGTGATAatttggtgtgtgtgtgtgtgtatatatatatatatgtatgtattataTTTAGTTATTTACTactatatattttgaaattaataAACTGAGAATTAGAAGCACGTAAGGATTATCTGAATCTTTTCCCAGTTTTAAATCTGTTCTTAATCTAAAATTATCGCAAAACACAAtggatttataaaaaaaaaatattatttgtgtTGGGATAATGGGTTTTTGTTTTTTGGTATATCATTTAGTTAAAGTTGTGACATCTTTTATGCACATATGAGAGATAACGATCATCTATCACATATATAATTTGGATATATTTCATTATATCTGATATGTGCATGTATATCTATTATGTTTATATGGATCAATATGCTGTATATTTTTTTTGGAAAGTAATCAATATGAAGTATTTTAataagatgtacaaagatcatcaataaattgattttataacctttagaaaaattattttaccgGAAATAACTGAACTTTTCGGTttgtttaaatatataattttgtatttCCACTaaatttatttgtattaatAAAAAAGCATACAACCATATTATGACATGTTTTTTCCACCAATTACCTAAATTAGTTGTATTCATAACGTCCATTAGCATTAATATGCCCATctcgtcaaaaaaaaaaaaaaagcattaATATTCCAATAATatcaacgtaataaaacttattaTCTCAACCgaataatttgattttaatacaaGAATATTAAAGTAATAAGAACAATGTTAGTATTAGAAAATAAGAGTTGATATTTACCCTCTATTTTGTGTTATATATATTCTACTTTATGTGTAAAATATGTTTCAAAtttattcataaataaaatacaaataacaaaaataaataataaagtgCAAATGTGAACTCTCTTAAAATTTGTTATGAATGATTGGAAATTCATTATTTAGACGACCTAGTGACTTATTAATCATTATTTTATTGAGGTTGTCGCAAACCCAAAAATAAGAGGGAACCTGAAATTCGGACAATCGCCGGGAACAAGAGGTCAAAAATTAGTTCACCAGTTTTCACATATATTTTGTAAGACTTTTGTGTGTATAATTATAATAACTTGTAACATAATAAAAAGTTCAGTAAACAAATTATATTCGTAAGCTCCTAAAATATTCTCTAAAATTACAATATTTTACAGGTCATTTAGTATTGATAAAAGCAATCATGCTCATCAAAAGATGGAGCAAACCTTACCATCCTGATACTCCACaaaaataaacaataatctcaaTCTTGAATCTGCCCTTATGCTACGTTAACAAAGTGATGAGATCGAATTTCACCCAAATATGCCGGAGTTATCGGGTGGGTTCCAGCATATCTACAAAGATGAATCAAGAAAATCAAATCCAGATAACGAAGCTGCCTGCACAGGGAGTGCTACCCAGCAGTTTTCTTTTGAATATCTTGCACTGAATGTCAGATGCATTCATCACCTTAATGGGCTAACAACCCAACCGGTGATCGGATTCTGCTTCCGAATTCTACGTATTCTATGTGAACCACTCTGCAATCTTTCAAGAATAGCATATGTGATCAAATCTGGAGTCAGGCCCTGTTCCTTGATCTTTGCATACAAATCAACTGCTTCCGCTGTTCTCCCGCTCTTTTCAAGACAATCGAGTAAGATATTGTAGGTCACGATATTTGGGCAACAACCTTCAGCAAGCATTTTGTTCAACAGGCTATATGCCATCTCAACTTTATCAGACTTACCAAAACATTCTATTAATGTACTGTACGTGACTACATCAGGATTCAATCCCCTTTCTTGCATTTCCTTGAATCTCATGTGGGCTTCATCAAGATCACCATTCTTTCCGAggcaattaattaaagaattgtaGGTGACAAGGTCAGGCTTGTAATCACTGTTCTCAAGATCTTCAAATATGCTAATTGCTTCGTCGACTTTTCCATACCTACCAAAGCTAGAAATCAGGATGTTGTAAGTGAAAATGTCAGGTGTTGGTCCATTTTGCTTCATCTTGTCATatagatcaagaagatgagATATCTGCTTCGATTTCCCAAGGGCGAGAAAGACAGTGTTGTACATGAAGGTATCTGTGGTTATTCCCTTTTCATGAGTCCTGTGTAACAAATCTATAGCCTCGGTCACTTTTCCGGCACTGCATAAGCTTTCCAACATAGAAAGATAGGCATCCCTATCGCCCTTATCATGGAAACACCACATATTACAAAATAACCTATGTGCTTCATTTGTGTGGCCTAGCTTGCTTAGTGTTCTCACAAGGTAGGCATAGATTGACTTATTCATGTACTTATTCGATACCTCCACAACCTCATCCAATCTACCAAGCTTCCCTTCTGCCGCCAGAACATTGAGAACGAGACTGTATGTAAACTCATTAGGCCGGCAATTGTTCTCCACCATCTTGGAGAAGAGAATCAAAGTTTTGTCAACCATTCGGCCCTTTACTAGTGCCTCGATAATGGTATTATAACTAATGGAATTGGGTTTACAACCCTTGGAcaacatttcatcaaataaagcTAATGCCTCATTTGCCTTCCCCAACTTTCCAATAGCCCTCACTAGAATGGTATAGGTATACTCATCAGGTTCACAATGCTTCCGTTTCATGTCTTCAAACACCTTGAAAGCCTGCTCAACCTGGCAAGATTCTGCAGCACATCAGACTATTAGCTTGAAGATAGCTAAAACCCAACACCATAAAAGATCACATTTCACACATAAAGTAAAACTATCAAACAATGTACCATAATTACCTCGAAAACAAATACATTAAGACATTTAGTAAGGCTTAAATCGTCATTAGTTCGATGCAAGATTGGGTTTTCAAACCTATAACATATCCTCATTAACTCGAAGCAAAATTGGGTTTTTAAACCTATAGCATATCAAAGAATACTATAATCTTGCAAGTAACTTTATTAATATAATCATATGCCAAATAGCTTTATTTGCTTCTTATCTTCCAGAACTCAAGAGCGTAAAAATCCAAACTCGAACTATTAATCCTGACCCTGAAACTGAAAACTAcataaaaaaagaagaaaagtgAGCAATTAAATCTAACCTTTTCTTCTATGGCTAGGGCATGAAGAAGCATGTTGTAGCTAAAAATATCCAATTTCCATCCTTTTCTCCGCATTTCCGTGTAAACCTCAATGGCTTTACCCAAATTTCTACCCCTCAAATAAGCCTGCAGCAGGCACTTGTATGTATAACTCGTAAACTTCAAGTCCCATTTCGTCACCATATCCAAGCATTTCTCCACTCCATCCGCACCATCAAAAGCACCGATCAATATATTGACAGTGGAGATATTTCCAGGTTTCCCGTCTTCCCCATCAGCTCTAAGATTTCTTTTAATTTATCAATCCTGTCGGGAAGAGACGAATTTGACAGAATCAACAAAATTCGATTGAAGTGAAAGCATCGTGTCGAAAGCTGGAGATCTTGGAGGAGCAGAAGTGGAAGAATTCCAGGGCCAGGGTCGGGGATTTGAGAGATTTGAGTATTTCGGAAGCTTCAGAGGGTGTCAATGGAATGCTGAGGGTTTGCAGGAATTCGGAGAGATCTAGAAAGGGGTCGGGTGAAGACGCAGCAGATTTTGACTGAAGAATCTGAGCGACCTTGCAGATGAGGTCACGGCGGGGGAGGAGGTGGCCGCGAACATCGGAGAGCGGAGTGGTGGGGACGGAGACTTCGACGGCGGAAAAGCGACCGTCGCTGGTTGATTTGACGACTTTTCCGATGTACTTGGTCGCGTAATTGCGGCGGAAGAGAGTCGTGGCCATGGGATAGCTCCTAGTTGAAGTTACTAACTAATCAATGTCtggaaatatttaatatttaatagaaATCAATATATGGGAGTAGAATAAATACCTTGAGTTGTTCTCTCTAACGTTTCTGCATTCAAAATGGAAGAACCATTTTTGGCTGAACATtagaaaaattataatttattttattttaaaaataaatatacccAAACCAAACATAATTAAccgatttttcaaaaatataaacCAAATTTCCCCTTGTTAATTTTTTCGAAAAAGTATTTTTACACATAATAAGTAAATTAAAGGTAAATTCGTGATAAATCTTCAAACCTaaacataaatttatatgtCGGCTTTGTTAGCTTGAACACCATTTACATGCCTCATAGATGATGTCTACAGACATGTAACAAGTAGATATAATCAACAAAGCCAGCAAAATGAATATGTTTCAGAAAAACCATATGCGTGATACAATCTCATTTTCTACTGTCCTACTTGAGAGATGAGCAAGTACCCTCCTCCACCTTGGTTCATTGATGGGGGTTTTCCAGCAATTATATATCTTTTCCAGCTCTAGTTTTAGTGGGTGGTACTGATCCTGGTGTTGGTAAAAATACACTAGTGTTGCAGGTACTTTTTTTGTGTAAATGATGTGCAATACCAATTTCAATATATTCCTTTTATGTTTAAGAATCTACTGCAACGTCTATGCTTTGATATAGCTTCAGTGGTATCTAATCTGACATCACATTTTACTCTCTGAATATAAGGTTGCAGATTTAATTGCACTAGGAAATGATATTGCTGATGTATTATCAGTTCTCATAtggttttattgtttataagtATTGGATACTGCaaacatattatttttctaCTTTGTCAAGTATTCTTCCAAATGTATGTATGTTTTATCGAATATGATCAGTCTCATTCTATCTTTGCTCAATATTTTCTTCATGATCAGGCTAAACAACAGGATGAAAGTATTATTTGGAATCTTTTTCCACATGTGTTAATTGATATGTCTTCTTATGGCGAATTGGAACCACAGCTGACCGTTTGAGCATTGAGACTGAAAAAGTTTTTCTACCTTCAAGTACAGATATTGAGGTCTGTTCTTTCATCATAAGTTTCAAGATGAATGATCATTCTTTTTCTCTTTAACCACTGTCCACCCTTCTGAAAGTTGATGGCTCACAACGGAAGTAGAACATTTTCTCTATGTTCTGTTCCATATCGGTTTAATTTTAGCAGTGTTGTGCTTGTAAATAATCGTTCCATTTCTCTGATCACCGTCCATCTTTCTTAAACACGATGGCTCACAGCAAATGTAAAACATTTTCCATTCTACTTGCTCACCGATCCTCAGCTCAAGAAAGTAAAGAACAATGCTGTAATAAACATTATTAATCAATTGAATTTAAtagcaaaagaaaatataatgAGACACCGAAAAAACATTATCGTCTCTATTTTCCCGTGTcgagataaaaataaaaatataaccaAAAATAGTTTGACTATTGATTATGGAATCGAGATATCGTCGCAACATGCTGATGCATGCGAAACCTTGGAAAGTAGCGGATCCAGCATTTTTCCGTGAACGTCCATTCACAAAGCTTCCACGACTTATGGTCTTTGATTCTGTACAAAACCACATCATCATGGCATCCCAACACCAACTTTGAATCTTCTTTCTCTTCGATCAGAAAATTAATCTTAAACTTTGCATCAGTGTTAATGTCCCAACCTATTGATCGGAAAAGCGATGCTTTCATCTGGCTTAACTCAATGCTGTGTTTCACGAACCAACCCGATAAATCGTGCTTCATTTCCTTGATGATCAGACGGCTTCCCTGTATATCAATGAAATGTAAATGCCCTCCAGATTCCCCGAGGTGGTATGAGTTGTAGCTTGTCGAACATTTGGGTGAGGCGCCCACTCGCAACACCTCTGCTTCAACATCGTAAAAATATGTTACACTTGCACCAATCCAGACGATGAACTTGTGCCAATGCACCGGCCAAGTAGACAGTGAGTGCCT is drawn from Primulina eburnea isolate SZY01 chromosome 10, ASM2296580v1, whole genome shotgun sequence and contains these coding sequences:
- the LOC140803494 gene encoding LOW QUALITY PROTEIN: pentatricopeptide repeat-containing protein At1g51965, mitochondrial (The sequence of the model RefSeq protein was modified relative to this genomic sequence to represent the inferred CDS: inserted 2 bases in 2 codons), giving the protein MATTLFRRNYATKYIGKVVKSTSDGRFSAVEVSVPTTPLSDVRGHLLPRRDLICKVAQILQSKSAASSPDPFLDLSEFLQTLSIPLTPSEASEILKSLKSPTLALEFFHFCSSKISSFRHDAFXFNRILLILSNSSLPDRIDKLKEILELMGKTGXPGNISTVNILIGAFDGADGVEKCLDMVTKWDLKFTSYTYKCLLQAYLRGRNLGKAIEVYTEMRRKGWKLDIFSYNMLLHALAIEEKVEQAFKVFEDMKRKHCEPDEYTYTILVRAIGKLGKANEALALFDEMLSKGCKPNSISYNTIIEALVKGRMVDKTLILFSKMVENNCRPNEFTYSLVLNVLAAEGKLGRLDEVVEVSNKYMNKSIYAYLVRTLSKLGHTNEAHRLFCNMWCFHDKGDRDAYLSMLESLCSAGKVTEAIDLLHRTHEKGITTDTFMYNTVFLALGKSKQISHLLDLYDKMKQNGPTPDIFTYNILISSFGRYGKVDEAISIFEDLENSDYKPDLVTYNSLINCLGKNGDLDEAHMRFKEMQERGLNPDVVTYSTLIECFGKSDKVEMAYSLLNKMLAEGCCPNIVTYNILLDCLEKSGRTAEAVDLYAKIKEQGLTPDLITYAILERLQSGSHRIRRIRKQNPITGWVVSPLR